CGGTGTTCGTTCGCGTCAACAATTCACGTTCATAGTTGCCGGACGTGATGATGAAGTTCTCAGGCAGACAGTCACGGACCATCAGCAGTGGCCCAATGCTGCCGCGTCGACTCGATGTTTTGGTGACCACAGAAACCTTGCGTCCTGCCCACAGATAGCCGGACGATTCACTGCGCCCGTTGACTGATCGTTCGATCTGCAACTGCGGAAGTTCAAACCACAGCCGAGTGTAGAACAGCAACCATTCGGCAAAGACCCAGAACAGAACTGTCAGCGATAGCCACGTCAGCGTGTGCTGATTTCGCAAAACGCCAAGCCCCGCGCCGCACACTGCCAGCAACACTAGCCATCGACTGCGGGCTGTCATGAGGCGTCTTTCTTAATTTCGCTGTTGCAAAACGGGCACGGCTTCGATCAGTTGATGAATGACGTCTGTTACTGTGCGGCCATCCATTTCTGCTTCCGGACGCATGATCAGGCGGTGAGCGAGTACCGGCAGGCAGACGGACTGAATGTCTCCATGAGTCAGATAGCCACGGCCGCTCATAAGTGCGTGAGCTCGTCCGGCCTTCATCAAATTGATGGCCGCTCGCGGGCTGGCTCCGAGCACCAGGTCCGGGTGATTGCGACTTTCTCGCGCGATGTCGATGATGTATTCCTGCAGTTCGCGAGTTCCATAAACGGTATCCAGCTGCTGCTGAATCGTAATGATTTCTTCCGCGTTGGTGACGGCCTGGGGAGTCACGGTCGCTTTGCTGTGAAGGTCCAGCATGTTGACTTCCTGCTCTCGCTGCGGATAGCCGACATCAATCCGAAACAGAAACCGGTCAAGTTGTGCTTCCGGGAGTCGATAAACGCCTTCCTGTTCGACAGGGTTCTGAGTCGCCAGCACCATAAACGGAAGCGGCAGTTCCAGCGTCTGCCCTTCAATGGTCACCTGGCGTTCCTGCATGGCTTCCAGCAGTGCCGACTGCGTTCGCGCGGGAGCTCGGTTTAATTCATCGGCAAGCAGTAGCTGGGTAAAGATCGGGCCTGTGCGAAGGACGAATTCGCTGGTTTGCCGATCCAGCACCTGAGTTCCCGTGACGTCAGATGGCAGCAAGTCTGGCGTAAACTGAACTCGTTCGAAGTCGATTCCCAGCACCGTTGAAAACGTTCGACACAGAGTTGTCTTGGCCGTCCCGGGTACACCTTCCAGCAGCACATGTCCGCCGGCGAGGAGAGCCATCAGCAACTGATCCGTCACGCTTTCGAGGCCCACGACGACTTCCCCTACGGCTTTTAGGGTTCGAGACCGCAGCGAATTAACGTGGACGGCAAGTTCGTTGGTATTGGAAACGGACACGGCGGATTTTCTTGTTGTTTCTGCCACATTGGTAGGAGGGCGTCGTCAGATGGCAATTCTTTATTAGGGTTCGGACGCTGCGAAACTGTATCCATTTTCGCTCCGAAAATCATGCGTCGAGCACTGAAGGCTGGTTTGCCTGGGGCGCAATCCGAGTTGCGGTTCATCAATTCTTACACCGTGCCCTTGCGTTGCCGCTTGCCAACTGCGTAACCTGCCAAGGTGGGACCGCTCGTTTGAGTTGCCACAAGTTCCGATTGACGGCCTCCCGGGCCCGCTCAAAACTCTGCAATGCACCACCGGTCCGAAAAATCCAGCTTACGCCGCACAGGAACCGCCATTCTGATGGTTTTCTGTCTGTTGTGTATGCCATGCTTTGGAATACCGCTGGCGGTTGTTCGAGTTCTAAACACCGGCGAAATTCTGTTTCCTGTGGAAGCGGAAGAAGAATGCGTCGTTGCTGACGCATCGCAACGAATCCGCCGCGCTCCGTTCAGTTTGGGCCGCCCCGTATTGCGCCGCTCGCCCATTCGGCGAACACCCACCCTGAGTATCCCGGCTATCTGCGTGGTGGCGGGACACCGACTGGCGAATGGGTTGCTGGCACCCATGCTGCGCTAGAGTTCGATTGCTGCGCTAAATTGCCGTTAGTGATTCGAAGACGAATCGCCGCGAAATGCTGAATTCCAGCTAGTCCCACTGTCCGGGAATCGCACTCGGCTTTTTAGACCGGCTCACTCGCCCAACAGCGTTCTTGGTTTTCCGCTGGTCACTCCTGACGACTCGCCGCCTTGCCGCACGCACTCACTTCAGTACGTGCGCAATTCTGATGATGAAGTCGCTGGCACCTTTGATCCAGGAAGGCTTCGGCCATTTGCCGCAAGCAGCAATGGTGCCGCCTGTGAACCGAGAACTGCACCAATCCACTCGTTCGACCCTATGGACAACGAGCTACCAAATCGCGCCTTCTAACAGGCGCGGGGTAACAATCTGATATCGCCAATTGAAATAGAAATAATGAATTCAGAAGAAGATAAACTGGTCAAAAATAATCCACTGTTTGCATCCGCCACCATAGGACGCGACCTAACCGCGTCGCTGGTCGTGTTCCTGGTCGCGCTGCCGCTTTGCCTGGGCATTGCGCTGGCCTCAGAAGCTCCATTGTTCTCCGGTCTGGTGGCTGGAATCGTCGGTGGTATCGTGGTGGGCGCACTCAGTGGATCGCATACAAGTGTGAGTGGTCCGGCCGCTGGATTGACGGCCATTGTTGTGGCTCAAATTGAAAGTCTCGGCAGCTTTGAAGCGTTCCTGCTGGCGGTGTTAATCGGCGGCGTGCTGCAGGTTGTGTTCGGGCTGATGAAAGCCGGGGCGTTGTCCGCCTTCTTCCCGTCCAGTGTGATTAAGGGATTGCTGGCCGCGATTGGTGTAATTCTGATTTTGAAGCAGATTCCTCACCTGCTGGGCCACGACACCGACCCGGAAGGCGACCTGTCGTTTGAACAGCCAGACAACGAAACGACGTTTTCGGAATTCGGCCGGCTGATCGATGGTGAAATTCATGGCGGTGCGGTCGTCGTGGGGCTTGCGTCGATTCTGGTGCTTGTCATCTGGGGCCGCTGGAAGCCATTGAAGAAGTCGATTGTGCCCGCGCCGCTGGTCGTTGTTTTGCTGGGCGTCGCGATCAACTATGTCTTCC
This DNA window, taken from Fuerstiella marisgermanici, encodes the following:
- a CDS encoding AAA family ATPase, yielding MSVSNTNELAVHVNSLRSRTLKAVGEVVVGLESVTDQLLMALLAGGHVLLEGVPGTAKTTLCRTFSTVLGIDFERVQFTPDLLPSDVTGTQVLDRQTSEFVLRTGPIFTQLLLADELNRAPARTQSALLEAMQERQVTIEGQTLELPLPFMVLATQNPVEQEGVYRLPEAQLDRFLFRIDVGYPQREQEVNMLDLHSKATVTPQAVTNAEEIITIQQQLDTVYGTRELQEYIIDIARESRNHPDLVLGASPRAAINLMKAGRAHALMSGRGYLTHGDIQSVCLPVLAHRLIMRPEAEMDGRTVTDVIHQLIEAVPVLQQRN